In Theobroma cacao cultivar B97-61/B2 chromosome 7, Criollo_cocoa_genome_V2, whole genome shotgun sequence, the genomic window AACTTGCAGATTTGGAAGTGAAGCAAACCAATGGGGAAAGGTATCAGTGAACTTGTTGTTCCTTAAATTCGAAAGTTTCAAGGAACTACAATTAGCCAAAGACCGTGACAATAATCCTTCCAATTTATTGTCATTGAGGAGAAGAATTTCCAAGTTATTACCTCTAAAAGAATCAGGCATTTTACCGTGAAAATTATTCATCTCCAAATTCATTACCATGAGAGAAGAGCTGAGATTTCCAAAACATTCTGGAATAGTTCCGCTCAAGTTATTTCTAGACAAGTCAAGAATCAAAAGTGAACTCCAATTGCAAATCAAAAGAGGGATATTTCCGGTTAATTTATTCTTTGAAACGTAGAATGCAATCAaagattgtggtggatttggACTTTGATTATTCAAGCAAGTTGATAGAATTGGACCTTGAAGCAAGTTGGATCGAAGGTCAAGAACGTCAAGATTTTTTCCTGGAAAATGCCCTAAAGTGGTCAAAAAGTTGTAAGAAAGGTTCAAAGATTTCAAATTGTCCCACCCTTCTGCTTCCCATTTGGAAATTCCACCATGAATCTTGTTACTGGAAAGAtctaaaatcttcaaatttgatGTTCGAAAGAAACTTGGGAATTGTCTTATGCTACAAGAAGAGAATGACACTTTAACAAGCTGAGGGAAGGAATAGTTAATATCATTTTCGCTTGCGCTTAATGATAGTAAACTATTATTTGAAAGATCAAGATCCCTAAGATATTTGAGTTTTGCAAGCATATTTGACTTGATGACACCACTCAAGTTGTTTGAGGAAAGATCAAGCGTTTCAAGGCTCACAAGATCAAAAAAAGAATTCGGTATTGATCCATGAATGTCATTGGAACTCAAATCAATATATTCCAGAGAATTAGGCTTCTGAATTTGGTCAATTTGACCGGCAAGTTTGTTATAGCTAAGATCTAAAGTTTGCAAAGATGGTAAAGTAAACAACCAAGATGGTAGTCCACCACTTACAAGGTTACTAGATAACCAAAATGTTTCTAGCAATTGAAGCTCACTAACATGATTTGGTAGGGGACCTTCTAATCGATTAAATGACAAATCTAGATGGGTAAGTTGCGTGAGGTTGAACATGGTTGTTGGAAGTTGACCACTAAAATTACaggaagaaaatgacaaaaaagtcaatttattaagattttcaaaaatatctgGAATATGTCctccaaaatcattttcagaaAAATCTAAGTGGATGATTTGACTGAGATTTCCAATTGATGCAGGAATTGACCCTCTAAAACTGCAAAAGGAAAGGTCCAACAACTTAAGGCCACTACTCAAGTTTGACTTGGGGAAATAACCTGTGACATTTTCATTACTACCTAAATCTATGTGTTGGAGGTATGGAAGGGAAAAAACTTCACTTGGAAGTTCTCCATCTAGTTGACAATCATGAAGACTCAAACGTTCTAGAGATGAAGTCAAGTTCATAAAGGAGGGAAGTGCAACATCAGACATCTCTACAAAGTCAAGGATAAGGTTTCTTAATTCAGTTAAGTTGCGTGCAAGCATGTCAAAACCTTGGCTATCAAATCTGAAGTAGCTATAGATATAATAAGCATTATTGGAAAGATCGAGTGAAACCAATTTTGATAGGAGACTTATTTCATATGGGATTAAGTCAGAGAATGAATTATGGGAGAGATTAAGATGGGTCAAACTCACTAACTGATTAAATAACTCCGATGAGATAGAGCCATTGAAATCGTTGTGAGCAAGGTTGAGTCGTTGGAGTTCTTGAAGGTGGGAGAGGCTACTGTTTGCAGGGAGGGTGCCATAAAGGCAGCTTTCACTAAGGTCGATGCTAATGACATGACCCGTCACCACGTGGCAACTAACTCCACCCCATGAACAGCAATCCGTGCTTTCATTCCAAGAATTCCTCCATAGGTAATAACCACAATCATCATACACAGAAATAGTGTTTTTGAATTCAAGCAAGGCAGCTCTCTGTGCTGGGAGGCATAAGTGAGctgaaggaagaaaagaggatTTGGTACAACATCCTAATTACCTTTCCCATATTTTCTCGAGACAAAAGGAAAGTATGAAACAAGGGTCGTCGAAAAAGGGCAAGTTATGGAGGTGTACTTAAAAATGAGTTGTGGCTGAGGCAGGCGGAGGGACATGAAAATAGAAGAAGCGGTGGACAAGTGGAGACATCTGTTTTTCAAGTCAATCAACAAGtctttctcaaaatattttaagctgttttcCATTAATGCAATTTGACGTCAAGTCTTCTCAAgtagaaaaaatttattgattgtgTTGAGAAATTTCAACAGCCCAAGGGTTAGGGCGTGGAatcaaaactaaattaatGGAATAAAAACGAAAAAGTGTTGGTGCCATGCTAGCATGAATTGAGCGCCGCTGAATCCTATCCCATTTGAtgtctatttttattttaaggtctaatgCCGTGtttattgaaagaaaaagtgttGACTGGTTCCTATTGGAGGGCACACTTTGAAACTCAATCCCCTTCATAGACTTGTTTTTTCTAAAGATTGGGCGTAGTCTTTACTCAgtaaagttaattaattattacatGAACCCTTAGCCCACTTTAATTCCTTTTCTTACgtatgaaatatatatatatatatatatataatctttgattatctaattcaataataaatataaaaaatgtaaaaaagtACTACTTTGGGATCAATCCCAACCAGAGAACATTATTCTTCTCTCCCTCGGGGGTCGATCTGACAATGCAATAAAACATCATTATTTTATCGAATTATTTCAAAACATAGCATTATTCAACTATTCAATTTTAAtccatttatttattattctaTTTCTCAACAAACCATAATTGTccatttttattcaattttttcatagggattaaatcacctataattatttttacttagATACTATAGTATTTAATATAATACCAAATAATTAAGatccattaaaaaatatatatatataaaataagaaataaatttttcacataTGAAAATTTCTcccttcttttaattttcactTAACAAACTAATCAATAAAACAATATGATAAGAAATGTGCTCGGATTCGACCTCATgctcaaatatgaaaataattaa contains:
- the LOC18507172 gene encoding protein BRASSINOSTEROID INSENSITIVE 1: MSDVALPSFMNLTSSLERLSLHDCQLDGELPSEVFSLPYLQHIDLGSNENVTDLSYNKLAGQIDQIQKPNSLEYIDLSSNDIHGSIPNSFFDLVSLETLDLSSNNLSGVIKSNMLAKLKYLRDLDLSNNSLLSLSASENDINYSFPQLVKVSFSSCSIRQFPSFFRTSNLKILDLSSNKIHGGISKWEAEGWDNLKSLNLSYNFLTTLGHFPGKNLDVLDLRSNLLQGPILSTCLNNQSPNPPQSLIAFYVSKNKLTGNIPLLICNWSSLLILDLSRNNLSGTIPECFGNLSSSLMVMNLEMNNFHGKMPDSFRGNNLEILLLNDNKLEGLLSRSLANCSSLKLSNLRNNKFTDTFPHWFASLPNLQVLLLRNNRLHGPMPNSIASSNFSALQIIDLSHNELNGPLPTKFFQNLRAMKDIPEERPWEFTRFISRDVALSFNDYYSVNVTTKRLEIELVKTFAIYTFMDFSNNLFCGQIPEEFGELISLQGLNLLGGRIPSQLTNLTFLEVLNLSQNDLVGPIPHGKQFDTFENDSYGGNLGLCGLPLSKQCGDPEPKPLVPMVKEDEGSDIAFIWKVVMMGYGCGVVLGLSMGYIVFTTGRPWWFIRMVERDWQNNVTKWIRRNRGRRN